In Ictalurus punctatus breed USDA103 chromosome 3, Coco_2.0, whole genome shotgun sequence, the following are encoded in one genomic region:
- the LOC108263288 gene encoding interferon-inducible GTPase 5, with protein MDEYDIIDAAEIEEIKRSLATEDLPSAVDKIKDYFAQQDRVELNIAVTGESGSGKSTFINAFRGLGDEDEGSAETGPVETTTEPTAYPYPKFPNVKLWDLPGIGTPRFKADEYLKQVQFEQYDFFIIIASDRFRECHASLAEEILKMEKKFYFVRSKIDNNIEAEKRKKTFNKDKTLDTIRDNCIKGLEVIGLKSPAVFLISCFELSLYDFNRLEETMERELPQHKRDVLMLALPNITLEINKRKKKALQSNIWKLALLSASIAAVPIPVVNAAASITADVTILVTELKKYYTAFSLDPDSLQKLSERSGKSVDELKAVLKSPLNQEITNDVVIRLLTSSSLLAVESAAEYWLGLIPVVGSLTAGPLSFATVYYILQRCLNELTEDARNVLMVALQTPV; from the exons atggaTGAGTATGACATTATTGATGCTGCTGAAATTGAAGAAATTAAAAGGTCACTGGCCACTGAAGATCTGCCATCAGCTGTTGACAAGATTAAGGATTATTTTGCGCAACAAGATCGTGTGGAACTGAACATTGCTGTAACAGGAGAATCTGGATCTGGAAAATCGACATTTATTAATGCCTTCAGGGGTTTAGGGGATGAGGATGAAGGCTCTGCAGAAACTGGTCCTGTAGAGACCACTACAGAGCCTACTGCTTATCCTTACCCAAAATTCCCAAATGTCAAATTGTGGGATCTCCCTGGCATTGGAACCCCCAGATTCAAAGCTGATGAATATCTCAAACAGGTTCAATTTGAACAGTATGATTTTTTCATCATCATAGCATCAGATCGTTTCAGAGAATGCCACGCCAGTCTGGCAGAAGAGAtactaaaaatggaaaagaagttttattttgttcGCTCAAAGATTGACAACAATATTGAggctgaaaaaagaaagaaaacatttaacaaagacaAGACACTGGATACAATCCGAGACAACTGCATTAAAG GTCTAGAAGTGATTGGTCTAAAGTCTCCTGCGGTCTTCCTGATCTCTTGCTTCGAACTCAGTCTCTATGATTTCAACCGTCTTGAGGAGACCATGGAGAGGGAACTTCCCCAGCACAAGAGAGATGTACTGATGCTGGCGCTTCCAAACATCACTCTGGAGATCaacaagaggaaaaagaaggcaCTGCAGAGCAACATATGGAAGTTGGCTCTGCTCTCTGCCTCGATTGCAGCTGTGCCGATACCTGTTGTAAATGCAGCTGCATCAATCACTGCAGATGTAACCATCTTGGTGACAGAGCTTAAGAAATATTACACTGCCTTCAGTTTGGACCCAGATTCCTTACAGAAGCTTTCTGAGAGATCAGGGAAGTCAGTAGATGAGCTAAAAGCTGTCCTGAAATCTCCTCTAAATCAAGAAATAACCAACGATGTGGTTATTAGATTGCTGACAAGTTCAAGTCTTTTAGCCGTAGAATCAGCAGCAGAATACTGGCTGGGTTTAATTCCTGTTGTGGGATCTCTAACAGCTGGGCCACTGTCCTTTGCTACCGTTTACTACATACTGCAGCGTTGTCTTAATGAGCTCACTGAAGATGCCCGCAATGTGCTCATGGTTGCTTTGCAAACACcagtataa
- the LOC128632738 gene encoding interferon-inducible GTPase 5 isoform X1: MVRKTAPLVNSAVYFYLLSSQSLFPYYYSTSQRYTLQYLFSCVKMDEYDIIDAAEIEEIKRSLATEDLPSAVDKIKDYFAQQDRVELNIAVTGESGSGKSTFINAFRGLGDEDEGSAETGPVETTTEPTAYPYPKFPNVKLWDLPGIGTPRFKADEYLKQVQFEQYDFFIIIASDRFRECHASLAAEILKMEKKFYFVRSKIDNNIEAEKRKKTFNKDETLDTIRDNCIKGLEEIGLKSPAVFLISCFELSLYDFNCLEETMERELPQHKRDVLMLALPNITLEINKRKKKALQSNIWKLALLSASVAAVPIPVLNAAASISADVTILVIELKKYYTAFSLDPDSLQKLSERSGKSVDELKSVLKSPLNNEITKDLVIRLLTSSSLFVIGSAAEYWLGLIPVVGSLAAGSLSFGTIYYILQSCLNELAEDARNVLMVALQTSV; encoded by the exons atggtgaGAAAGACCGCCCCTTTAGTCAACAGTGCAGTCTACTTTTATCTGCTTAGCTCACAGTCATTATTTCCATATTATTACAGCACTTCTCAGAGATACACACTGCAGTATTTATTCTCCTGTGTAAAG ATGGATGAGTATGACATTATCGATGCTGCTGAAATTGAAGAAATTAAAAGGTCATTAGCCACTGAAGATCTGCCATCAGCTGTTGACAAGATTAAGGATTATTTTGCACAACAAGATCGTGTGGAACTGAACATTGCTGTAACAGGAGAATCTGGATCTGGAAAATCGACATTTATTAATGCCTTCAGGGGTTTAGGGGATGAAGATGAAGGCTCTGCAGAAACTGGTCCTGTAGAGACCACTACAGAGCCTACTGCTTATCCTTACCCAAAATTCCCAAACGTCAAATTGTGGGATCTCCCTGGCATTGGAACCCCCAGATTCAAAGCTGATGAATATCTCAAACAGGTTCAATTTGAACAATATGATTTTTTCATCATCATAGCATCAGATCGTTTCAGAGAATGCCACGCCAGTCTGGCAGCAGAGAtactaaaaatggaaaagaagttttattttgttcGCTCAAAGATTGACAACAACATTGAggctgaaaaaagaaagaaaacatttaacaaagacGAGACACTGGATACAATCCGAGACAACTGCATTAAAG GTCTAGAAGAGATTGGTCTAAAGTCTCCTGCGGTCTTCCTGATCTCTTGCTTCGAACTCAGTCTCTATGATTTCAACTGTCTTGAGGAGACCATGGAGAGGGAACTTCCCCAGCACAAGAGAGATGTACTGATGCTGGCGCTTCCAAACATCACTCTGGAGATCaacaagaggaaaaagaaggcaCTGCAGAGCAACATATGGAAGTTGGCTCTGCTCTCTGCCTCGGTTGCAGCTGTGCCGATACCTGTTCTAAATGCAGCTGCATCAATCAGTGCAGATGTAACCATCTTGGTGATAGAGCTTAAGAAATATTACACTGCCTTCAGTTTGGACCCAGATTCCTTACAGAAGCTTTCTGAGAGATCAGGGAAGTCAGTAGATGAACTAAAATCTGTGTTGAAGTCTCCtctaaataatgaaataacCAAAGATCTGGTTATTAGATTGCTGACAAGTTCAAGTCTTTTTGTTATAGGATCAGCAGCAGAATACTGGCTGGGTTTAATTCCTGTTGTGGGATCTTTAGCAGCTGGGTCACTGTCCTTTGGTACTATTTACTACATACTGCAGAGTTGTCTTAATGAGCTCGCTGAAGATGCCCGCAATGTGCTCATGGTTGCTTTGCAAACATcagtataa
- the LOC128632738 gene encoding interferon-inducible GTPase 5 isoform X2 has product MDEYDIIDAAEIEEIKRSLATEDLPSAVDKIKDYFAQQDRVELNIAVTGESGSGKSTFINAFRGLGDEDEGSAETGPVETTTEPTAYPYPKFPNVKLWDLPGIGTPRFKADEYLKQVQFEQYDFFIIIASDRFRECHASLAAEILKMEKKFYFVRSKIDNNIEAEKRKKTFNKDETLDTIRDNCIKGLEEIGLKSPAVFLISCFELSLYDFNCLEETMERELPQHKRDVLMLALPNITLEINKRKKKALQSNIWKLALLSASVAAVPIPVLNAAASISADVTILVIELKKYYTAFSLDPDSLQKLSERSGKSVDELKSVLKSPLNNEITKDLVIRLLTSSSLFVIGSAAEYWLGLIPVVGSLAAGSLSFGTIYYILQSCLNELAEDARNVLMVALQTSV; this is encoded by the exons ATGGATGAGTATGACATTATCGATGCTGCTGAAATTGAAGAAATTAAAAGGTCATTAGCCACTGAAGATCTGCCATCAGCTGTTGACAAGATTAAGGATTATTTTGCACAACAAGATCGTGTGGAACTGAACATTGCTGTAACAGGAGAATCTGGATCTGGAAAATCGACATTTATTAATGCCTTCAGGGGTTTAGGGGATGAAGATGAAGGCTCTGCAGAAACTGGTCCTGTAGAGACCACTACAGAGCCTACTGCTTATCCTTACCCAAAATTCCCAAACGTCAAATTGTGGGATCTCCCTGGCATTGGAACCCCCAGATTCAAAGCTGATGAATATCTCAAACAGGTTCAATTTGAACAATATGATTTTTTCATCATCATAGCATCAGATCGTTTCAGAGAATGCCACGCCAGTCTGGCAGCAGAGAtactaaaaatggaaaagaagttttattttgttcGCTCAAAGATTGACAACAACATTGAggctgaaaaaagaaagaaaacatttaacaaagacGAGACACTGGATACAATCCGAGACAACTGCATTAAAG GTCTAGAAGAGATTGGTCTAAAGTCTCCTGCGGTCTTCCTGATCTCTTGCTTCGAACTCAGTCTCTATGATTTCAACTGTCTTGAGGAGACCATGGAGAGGGAACTTCCCCAGCACAAGAGAGATGTACTGATGCTGGCGCTTCCAAACATCACTCTGGAGATCaacaagaggaaaaagaaggcaCTGCAGAGCAACATATGGAAGTTGGCTCTGCTCTCTGCCTCGGTTGCAGCTGTGCCGATACCTGTTCTAAATGCAGCTGCATCAATCAGTGCAGATGTAACCATCTTGGTGATAGAGCTTAAGAAATATTACACTGCCTTCAGTTTGGACCCAGATTCCTTACAGAAGCTTTCTGAGAGATCAGGGAAGTCAGTAGATGAACTAAAATCTGTGTTGAAGTCTCCtctaaataatgaaataacCAAAGATCTGGTTATTAGATTGCTGACAAGTTCAAGTCTTTTTGTTATAGGATCAGCAGCAGAATACTGGCTGGGTTTAATTCCTGTTGTGGGATCTTTAGCAGCTGGGTCACTGTCCTTTGGTACTATTTACTACATACTGCAGAGTTGTCTTAATGAGCTCGCTGAAGATGCCCGCAATGTGCTCATGGTTGCTTTGCAAACATcagtataa
- the LOC108262285 gene encoding thioredoxin-related transmembrane protein 1-like, which produces MESQEWYVCVCCSYAPWCPACQQLQSVWKEFADWGEDIGVSIAKVDVTEQPGLSGRFIITALPAIYHCKDGVFRRYQGARTKEDFLSFIDEKKWQNIEPVSSWFGPSSLMMNMMSALFKLSMFIRQCHAYLTEQVGIPVWGSYIIFGLVTLFSGLTLGLVLVFLADFVFPSRRFSSSAYYQKKHAMEQARLRQQLEEEQEADGEEEEDEDEYVGSVEEWSREGVKEDTVRRRAAGGGEEEDT; this is translated from the exons ATGGAGTCCCAGGAGTGG tatgtgtgtgtgtgttgcagttatGCTCCATGGTGCCCCGCATGCCAGCAGCTGCAGTCTGTGTGGAAGGAATTTGCAGACTGGGGTGAGGACATTGGGGTCAGCATTGCTAAAGTGGATGTAACTGAGCAGCCTG GATTGAGTGGCAGGTTTATCATCACAGCGCTTCCAGCCATATACCA CTGTAAAGATGGAGTGTTTCGGAGGTACCAGGGTGCACGCACTAAAGAAGACTTCCTGAGCTTCATTGATGAGAAGAAATGGCAGAACATTGAGCCTGTTTCCTCTTGGTTTGGCCCTTCCTCTTTAAT GATGAATATGATGTCTGCTCTTTTTAAGCTGTCCATGTTTATCAGG CAATGCCATGCCTACCTAACAGAGCAAGTCGGGATTCCAGTCTGGGGTTCTTACATCATTTTTGGCTTAGTAACCCTCTTCTCTGGACTCACCCTAGGACTG gTGCTGGTGTTTCTTGCCGATTTTGTATTTCCATCACGCCGCTTTTCTTCTTCAGCTTACTATCAGA AGAAGCACGCTATGGAGCAGGCACGCCTTCGGCAGCAGTTGGAGGAAGAGCAGGAGGCTGAtggggaggaagaggaggatgaagatgaataTGTTGGGAGTGTGGAGGAGTGGAGCAGAGAAGGTGTGAAAGAGGACACTGTGAGAAGGAGAGCAGCAGGAGGAGGCGAGGAGGAGGACACCTAG